In Quercus robur chromosome 10, dhQueRobu3.1, whole genome shotgun sequence, a genomic segment contains:
- the LOC126702077 gene encoding LEAF RUST 10 DISEASE-RESISTANCE LOCUS RECEPTOR-LIKE PROTEIN KINASE-like 2.4, protein MEAHHLALSSLITLSFFLAILPPSYCTDDARFVDCSRPYECGRIKNVSYPFWGGNRPEHCGRPGFKLECDNNEYPFIKFGKLEFPILNINESQNNMTIARLDLWHGFCPQTYLDTVLNYSIFDYAPTVQNITFFYDCPPQVNTLIPVQNRFKCSLEGSDVDNNAYFVNESSAKIHIREPEKCRGEIRVPILRNAIDESAGVVPALQEVLNRGFDVEYIPLDDIACSGCEHSGGHCGSHVTNQFVCLCRDGERSYTCPGVAASGVGVLLTCIIIFWFRSKRSIIKSTKFWTKKTKNEHDLEAFIRKYGPLALNRYKFLEIKKMTNSFRDKLGQGGFGGVYKGKLLDGRPVAVKVLNESKGNGEEFINEVASISRTSHVNIVTLLGFCLEGQKRALIYEFMPNGSLEKFIQDGNLEKTNSHLGWEKLFQIAIRIARGLEYLQRGCNTRILHFDIKPHNILLDEDFCPKISDFGLAKLCIRNESNISMTGTRGTIGYIAPEVFSRNFGGVSHKSDVYSYGMMILEMAGGRNNIDVGESPASEIYFPHWIYKRLELDNDIGFLSNMTTAENEMVRKMILVGLWCIQTNPSDRPSMSKVIEMIEGNIEALKIPPKPFLCSPPRSLVEESSTTSML, encoded by the exons ATGGAAGCCCATCATCTAGCTCTCTCTTCCCTCATCACCCTCTCCTTCTTCTTAGCAATATTGCCACCATCTTACTGCACCGACGATGCACGCTTTGTTGATTGCAGTCGTCCCTATGAGTGTGGAAGAATCAAAAACGTTTCTTACCCTTTCTGGGGAGGTAATCGACCTGAACATTGCGGTCGCCCAGGGTTCAAGCTCGAGTGCGACAACAATGAATACCCATTTATCAAATTTGGAAAACTAGAGTTCCCCATACTAAACATCAACGAATCTCAAAATAACATGACCATTGCAAGATTGGACCTCTGGCATGGTTTTTGCCCTCAAACCTACCTCGATACCGTTTTGAATTATAGTATCTTTGATTACGCTCCAACCGTTCAAAACATAACTTTCTTCTACGACTGCCCTCCTCAAGTCAATACACTTATACCGGTCCAAAATAGATTTAAGTGCAGCTTGGAAGGTAGTGATGTAGATAATAACGCTTACTTTGTAAACGAATCGTCAGCAAAGATCCATATTAGGGAGCCAGAGAAATGCAGAGGAGAAATCCGTGTTCCAATTTTACGGAATGCTATTGATGAGTCTGCGGGTGTAGTCCCGGCACTACAGGAAGTATTGAATCGAGGATTCGATGTGGAATACATTCCCTTGGACGATATTGCCTGTAGTGGGTGTGAGCATTCAGGTGGGCATTGCGGTTCTCACGTAACAAATCAATTTGTCTGCCTTTGCCGTGACGGAGAGCGCTCTTATACCTGCCCAG GTGTTGCTGCTTCGGGAGTTGGAGTATTACTAACCTGCATCATTATTTTCTGGTTTAGAAGTAAAAGATCAATTATTAAGTCAACAAAATTTTGGACgaagaaaacaaagaatgaGCATGATCTTGAGGCCTTCATTAGAAAGTATGGACCACTAGCTCTAAATAGATATAAATtcttagaaataaaaaaaatgaccaactCTTTTAGAGATAAACTAGGTCAAGGAGGTTTTGGTGGCGTCTACAAAGGAAAGTTGCTTGATGGTCGTCCTGTTGCTGTGAAGGTCCTTAATGAATCAAAAGGAAACGGAGAAGAATTTATTAATGAGGTTGCAAGCATTAGTAGAACTTCACATGTTAATATTGTCACACTCCTAGGATTTTGTCTAGAAGGTCAGAAAAGAGCTCTCATCTATGAGTTCATGCCCAATGGATCACTTGAAAAGTTCATACAAGATGGCAACCTTGAGAAAACCAATTCGCATTTGGGATGGGAAAAATTGTTCCAAATTGCAATTAGAATTGCTCGGGGGCTTGAGTACTTGCAACGTGGGTGCAACACAAGGATCTTGCATTTTGACATAAAACCACATAATATCCTTCTGGATGAAGATTTTTGCCCAAAAATCTCTGATTTTGGACTCGCTAAACTTTGTATAAGGAATGAGAGTAACATATCAATGACTGGTACCAGAGGAACAATTGGGTACATAGCTCCAGAAGTGTTTAGTAGGAACTTTGGTGGAGTTTCACACAAATCTGATGTTTATAGTTATGGAATGATGATTTTGGAGATGGCTGGAGGAAGAAATAACATTGATGTTGGAGAAAGCCCGGCTAGTGAAATATATTTTCCACATTGGATTTATAAGCGTCTTGAGCTAGACAACGATATAGGATTTCTAAGTAATATGACAACAGCAGAAAATGAAATGGTGAGGAAGATGATCTTAGTGGGCTTGTGGTGCATACAGACAAATCCATCTGATAGGCCATCCATGAGTAAAGTGATTGAAATGATAGAAGGAAACATAGAAGCCTTGAAGATCCCTCCAAAACCTTTCTTATGTTCTCCTCCAAGATCACTTGTAGAAGAATCCTCCACCACATCAATGCtatga